The following coding sequences are from one Pusillimonas sp. DMV24BSW_D window:
- the pilO2 gene encoding type 4b pilus protein PilO2 translates to MKESLLKSVAGKTLAFGLEWLPLIESLGRREARRRAGRYRASHFVLASDKTAAVGLANISRRKASGMNREVVFSAAQNVATLYQSGTWVVCLNLAPDCWWLVAVHEGVVVIRTDILASDPESFDAVVVELRRAYPRMAYLQSGRDKDAPSLGLLAQHAGQASMLQARRRTWVGVSVWISVTIVALVVGLVIFASFSATESAADSEILAATTQSHERRWRAAQEAALDRVFVHGVQGTQRLLEALYGVAVTPSGWRLKQVECLPARQLWHCVAQFLRRHPATDVQALESALPASWTLEPRDLDRVSAIWSVPYLELTLAQMHIATAAESRKTWLGILQRSSIAFDRIIWGEAKPFAIAAPIDPQGNVLPRPDGLTTYQSRSLQLSGPLRSYVLLLADLNAIRWSRARLSLKDKIVPGARASQLHLLLEGEFHERVE, encoded by the coding sequence ATGAAAGAATCTCTTCTTAAGTCTGTTGCGGGGAAAACCTTGGCATTTGGGCTGGAATGGTTGCCGCTGATTGAATCGTTGGGCAGACGGGAAGCTCGGCGCAGGGCGGGTCGTTATCGGGCCAGTCATTTTGTCTTGGCGTCCGATAAGACGGCGGCGGTTGGGTTGGCCAATATTTCCCGACGCAAAGCCTCGGGCATGAATAGAGAAGTGGTTTTCTCCGCCGCACAGAATGTGGCTACTTTGTATCAGAGCGGTACGTGGGTTGTGTGTTTGAACTTGGCACCGGATTGTTGGTGGCTTGTGGCGGTTCACGAAGGTGTTGTTGTGATACGCACCGATATTCTTGCATCTGACCCCGAGTCATTCGATGCAGTTGTGGTGGAGTTGCGTCGCGCTTATCCCCGGATGGCCTATTTGCAATCGGGCCGCGATAAAGACGCGCCGAGTCTAGGGCTCTTGGCTCAACATGCAGGGCAGGCCAGCATGCTGCAAGCGCGCCGTCGAACATGGGTTGGAGTGTCCGTCTGGATCTCGGTCACGATTGTCGCCTTAGTCGTGGGACTCGTGATTTTTGCAAGTTTCAGCGCGACCGAATCGGCTGCGGACTCAGAAATATTGGCGGCAACGACGCAAAGCCATGAGCGTCGGTGGCGTGCGGCTCAGGAAGCGGCCTTGGATCGGGTTTTTGTGCATGGAGTTCAAGGAACACAACGGTTGCTGGAGGCACTTTATGGGGTGGCCGTGACGCCTTCGGGGTGGCGGTTAAAACAAGTTGAGTGCCTGCCTGCGCGGCAACTTTGGCATTGTGTCGCGCAGTTTCTTCGCCGCCATCCTGCAACGGATGTTCAGGCGCTCGAGTCTGCTTTGCCGGCTTCCTGGACGTTGGAGCCGCGTGATCTGGATCGGGTTTCGGCTATTTGGTCTGTTCCTTACCTTGAACTGACACTCGCTCAGATGCATATCGCAACTGCGGCAGAAAGTCGTAAAACCTGGTTGGGCATTCTGCAACGCTCAAGCATTGCTTTTGACCGCATCATATGGGGAGAAGCCAAGCCGTTTGCGATAGCAGCACCCATAGATCCTCAGGGAAACGTTTTGCCGCGACCTGACGGATTAACGACCTACCAGTCTCGCTCCCTTCAACTTTCGGGGCCACTGCGTTCGTATGTTTTGTTATTAGCCGATTTGAATGCAATCCGTTGGTCACGCGCACGTCTTTCCCTTAAAGACAAGATTGTTCCGGGCGCACGCGCCAGTCAGTTGCATTTGTTACTTGAGGGGGAGTTTCATGAACGTGTTGAATGA
- a CDS encoding ATPase, T2SS/T4P/T4SS family — translation MSLFMRGKRKYAVLPGFEVSEPVCFERFDVSRAIELSNFDALRALSPALVRTLVKDLDIDALANRICPVQRADNKVVLLALAADVAGDQADELARRLSASGYELAEPQRYVVSATMLMAIARGQALGAVAVLNNAVDGAYRTTTLAAAFQDMVEWGVVNQASDVHINIFLDAPESEVRFTIAGRYVMPERFCGISTANLMDMVAVAWMDIRAGNGAVFDPLAEQQGAMSRVVGGRRVLLRWASMAAERGPSVCLRLLLRDQIAPQNDLLKLGYLPDQVNQIERVATSEGGAILFAGSVGSGKSTTLATLMAAIPAHRKVMTLEDPVEYLIPRAVQSAIARDVDTLSGSRFATKLMALKRSAMTDVLLGEIRDLETGRAFVDLASSGVSVYSTTHAASALLAGERLASASVGVPRDFLATPGVLKMLVYQVLLPTLCRECALPATKIKTPPVAMLDLIQHLFEGSISALKFRNPNGCSNCINRHLPELSGYSGRTVAAHCLEPALTHGYYQALRSANYGTLQISQEDGAFAIAMQKVFQGLVDPRDIETRFHAFETERRLRQMRRCNT, via the coding sequence ATGAGTCTGTTCATGCGAGGCAAGCGCAAGTATGCGGTTCTACCGGGCTTTGAGGTATCGGAGCCTGTCTGTTTCGAGCGGTTTGATGTGAGCCGTGCGATTGAATTATCTAATTTTGATGCATTAAGGGCCTTGTCGCCGGCGCTCGTGCGAACGCTGGTTAAAGACTTGGACATTGATGCTTTAGCTAATCGGATCTGCCCCGTTCAACGTGCCGATAATAAAGTGGTTTTGCTGGCACTGGCTGCCGACGTGGCCGGCGACCAGGCGGATGAGCTGGCCCGGCGGTTAAGTGCGAGCGGTTACGAACTGGCCGAGCCGCAACGTTATGTCGTCTCGGCAACTATGTTAATGGCAATTGCACGTGGGCAAGCGCTGGGAGCGGTTGCCGTGCTCAATAATGCTGTTGACGGTGCATATCGGACGACGACGCTGGCCGCCGCCTTTCAGGACATGGTCGAATGGGGTGTGGTTAATCAGGCCAGTGATGTGCACATCAATATCTTTCTGGATGCTCCCGAGTCGGAGGTGCGCTTCACGATTGCCGGTCGTTACGTGATGCCCGAACGTTTCTGCGGGATATCAACTGCTAACTTGATGGATATGGTTGCAGTTGCCTGGATGGACATTCGGGCAGGAAATGGAGCGGTGTTCGATCCACTGGCAGAACAACAGGGGGCCATGAGTCGAGTAGTTGGAGGGAGGCGGGTGTTATTACGCTGGGCCTCCATGGCTGCCGAGCGCGGACCCAGCGTGTGTTTACGTTTATTGTTGCGCGATCAGATTGCGCCTCAGAATGATTTGTTGAAACTGGGGTATTTGCCGGATCAGGTCAATCAAATAGAGCGGGTGGCTACCTCCGAAGGCGGCGCGATTCTATTCGCAGGGAGTGTAGGGTCGGGCAAGTCAACTACGCTGGCCACTTTGATGGCGGCTATTCCCGCACATCGCAAAGTGATGACACTGGAGGATCCCGTTGAGTATTTAATACCTCGTGCGGTTCAAAGCGCAATTGCGCGCGATGTCGACACACTTTCTGGTAGTCGTTTTGCCACAAAACTAATGGCATTGAAACGATCAGCCATGACGGATGTATTGTTGGGCGAAATTCGTGACTTGGAAACAGGCAGGGCTTTCGTTGACCTGGCGAGTTCCGGCGTAAGTGTCTATAGCACCACTCACGCAGCCTCTGCTTTGCTTGCGGGAGAGCGGTTGGCATCGGCTTCTGTTGGTGTGCCGCGAGACTTCCTGGCCACCCCGGGTGTCTTGAAAATGCTCGTTTATCAGGTGCTGTTGCCGACACTCTGTCGGGAGTGTGCATTACCCGCCACGAAAATAAAAACACCCCCCGTTGCAATGTTGGATCTGATTCAGCATTTGTTTGAAGGAAGTATTAGTGCGTTGAAGTTCCGCAACCCCAATGGTTGTTCCAACTGCATTAATCGCCATTTACCTGAGTTATCGGGTTATTCAGGGCGTACCGTCGCCGCACATTGTTTGGAGCCTGCACTGACTCATGGGTACTACCAGGCATTGAGGTCG